In Aspergillus nidulans FGSC A4 chromosome II, the genomic stretch AGAGTTGTCCCGATCCGCCAGACCGCATTCGCCCACCACTTCCCCCTCCTGCTAGCGTGTGGCATCTTGCTGCACTGGCATCGAGAACCAGGTCCGAGTACATGTGGCTTTCTTACCAGTGGTGACAATGAAGGGTTTCAGACAGAGAGTGGTGAGTTTGTTGCGGGTCACACAGTTTCGCGTGGCTGGGCTCGATTACCCATCATTTCGCTGAGCGCTGGATTATGCTAAATGTCCTAGCACGAGCAGTTGTCGAGAGCGAAAGATAACAAATCGTCGAAAAAGAAAGAATCGGCGTCGCAAGCTTCACAACAGAACTCGGCAAACCTGGGAATTCACCATGGCCAGCAGTCCGCTTCTCCCAACCAGGTCACCCCGACGTCGTCTACTACATCCGTGAATGATATTAGAGGCAAGGCCCCTGAAGATGCTTCGCAAGCCGGGGGGTTTCCTCCTGGTGAGTATCCTATTGCGCGAAGCGTAGGTGTCCTTTTCAACCCGTTACTGACGGAGGTTCAGCTACTCCCACCAAGCAAGGACAACCGATGGCTCCAAGTGTAGTGATCAGCCCTAGCGGACCGGTACGTGCTTGACGCGAAGAAATCACTCGCTTCTTTGCTCTGGATCTGTCGAGTTCTTCCGTGCTGACTCGCATCATTTTGTTGCAGCACGCTCCTCCGCCCGGTGCCGCCGAGACCATGCCAGGAGACCTAGCCCCTCCTAGGAAGTCCCATGTCTTCGATCGCCTCCAAACAACCCCGAAGGATATGTCGGAGGGTATACGGACTCCCAAGCGTCAACATTCTTCTCGATTTGATATTTCCGATCAGCGCCAgcgagagctggagaagcttcCTGGCTTTCATGAAGTGCCGCCGAACCGACGCCAGGAGCTCTTTATGCAAAAGATCGACCAGTGCAATATCATATTCGATTTTAATGACCCAACGGCAGATATGAAGTCTAAGGAGATCAAGAGACTGGCTCTCCACGAGCTCCTAGATTACATCGCAAACAACCGCTCAGTTATAACCGAACCAATGTACCCTCGCGTGGTTGAGATGTTCGCAAAAAACTTGTTCAGGCCAATCCCGCCTCCAATCACACCCCAAGGCGAGGCATTTGAtccggaggaggatgaacCAGTATTGGAAGTCGCCTGGCCTCACATTCAGGTCGTTTATGAGTTTTTCTTGCGGTTCATCGAAAGTCAGGACTTCAATACAAATATCGCAAAGGCTTACATCGACCATCATTTTGTGCTTCAGGTACGACATTTGGTTTTCCTTCAGCCTAACACCACTGACCGTCTTTAGTTGCTAGAGTTGTTCGATTCCGAAGACCCGCGGGAGCGCGATTTCTTGAAGACAACCCTACATCGTATTTACGGAAAGTTCTTAAATTTACGTTCATATATTCGCCGATCTATCAACAACGTCTTTTTCCAATTCAGCTACGAGACCGAGCGGTTCAACGGAATTGCGGAGCTTCTGGAAATCCTTGGATCCATTATCAACGGCTTTGCCCTTCCACTTAAGGAGGAACACAAGTTGTTTTTGACCAGGGTTCTACTTCCTTTGCACAAAGTCAAGAGCCTCAGCATGTACCATCCACAACTGGCATACTGTATTGTTCAGTTCCTCGAAAAGGACTCGACATTAACCGAAGACGTGAGATTTCCCAGAAGTCTTCCTTGCTACATTTGACTCTAACTGCGTTCAGGTTGTGCTTGGTTTGCTTCGGTACTGGCCCAAAACCAACAGTACCAAGGAAGTTATGTTCCTCAATGAAGTCGAAGATATCTTCGAAGTGATGGATCCAGCCGAATTCGCCAAAGTCCAAGAACCACtattccagcagctggccaagTCGGTCGCTAGCCCCCATTTTCAGGTTCGGTTAATGCGGCGCTCTGAAGATGCTAGCCGTACTGATATGTCTTATGCTAGGTTGCCGAGCGTGCGCTTTACTTCTGGAACAATGAATATTTCTGCAATCTGGTTAGTGACAACGTTGAGGTCATTCTACCAATCATGTTCCCTCCCCTATTTGAGAACTCAAAGGGCCACTGGAATAGGTATATATTTCACCTTTCATTTCTATCATCACGCTAACCATTATTGCAGAACCATCCACAGCATGGTATACAATGCGATGAAGATGTTTATGGAGATCAATCCTCAGCTCTTTGACGAATGCTCGCACGAGTATAATGAAAGACAGAATAGCGCCGAGATGCGCGAGAAAGCTCGACAGAATCGATGGGAAAAGGTCGCGGAACGAGCTATGCAGCGGCAGAATGGCGTCAACCTGCCACGTAACTCAACCACAGCCGAAATCCCGCTGCAGCTCGATGACGTCGATGCTCTCACTCAGGAAAGCCAGAGGCGACTCCAGTCTCTGAAACTAGATGAGGCCGGTTCGAAAGATCGACGGCCTAGAGAGGGATCTATCACTTCGGTAAGTTATCAGCATGTTTGATCGCTTGCTAGCCTTGACGATTACATCTGCAACTCCCAAATGTCATAACTTTTATCTCTGTCTTCTGTTCTCCGCTAAGCGTTTGTCGTTTCATGTACAGAACGCGTGATTCTAACGTTGGAACGTCCTCTATTCCAGAGACGACGCCGTGGCTCCCTTGAAGGCGGCGGAAGGCGACGCAGCAACAGTGGTAGTGGCACCGAGATTCGGGCTCGGCGTCGAGCCGTTGGGTCTGCAGCGGTCACTGGTTTGGCGCGAAGCAACTCGACGAAATGACTTGCTACTTGGATACTATACTCCACAAACTCCTCATGCTTTTCTCCCGGCGCCACTGCTTTCGATGTTCACACCACCATGGCCCTGCACCCTCTCATCGCCCCCTCTCTCCCATCTCATTCCATTATTTCGAATCCTTCTTTATGTACATGGCTTTGATATTCTTCCGTTCCGCATGGCTGGTCAGATCTTAAGTCAGCGGAGATTCTAGTTGGACTATTAGAACTGTGTTCGGGTCTGGAAAACGGGTGCTAATGGCGTTTCTCCTAATCGGCATTGATGTCGACGACCTCTTTTGATGTTTATAAGATGAAATATTCAGGCGTAGCCTGCAATCCACGTTCATACCATACTCTTGCCTTGAAAGTTGAGTAGTTTATTCGTTTCGTCGTACCTGGCACGTGCTTTAAGCGCAGATTCAATCTCCATTCATTGTTTAGACGCGTAAAATGATAGAAGCGCGCGCCAAACGGGCCGTGAGTAAAACCGAGCCGCGAAATTGCCCTATTAGGACTAGTGTTTCTTTCGGGGTCTCTGGCCATGCCCGCGTCCTGCTAGCTGCTCTCCGTCCTGGCTCTCAAAAGCGTAGATTTGCGCGATCTTGACTCTGGATTTGAGCCTTCATTGTCCCGCTCAACACCTTCCACGCTCATTCCTCAGCGTTTTCTCCTCACCTCTCCGCTCTCTAAATCGACTTGAACCATCTTAATATTTAATGACTTGACGACCCCACTATTCCAGAGCCGCGCTTTCTCATGCGACACTTGTTAATCCCGTGTGAAGACTGAGCTTACCTGCCGTATTCGCCCTCCGCCTATGCCTACCACGCACACGCGAACGAGTGCTGGCTATTGATTGGGAGCCGGCCTAGTGGCCTGGCAGCTTCTTATTTCAACCTGCTGTGAACCCCTCTGGCGAGGGCCGCGGTAGCCATGGAGCGGAACATTGATATTTATGCCAGCAAGCTGGGTGATGAGAAGCTGGGTATGTTTGCGAGTAACAGTTGCGCATTTCGCAGGAAATGCGAGATGTCAACGTATTATCTgtgagctggagctgacTCTGTTGTACTTAGATATGAAACTTCGGGCCAATGTTGCTGTCGAACTGCGCGATAACATCGAGCCCCTCTGCTCGCCGGCCACCTATTCGGTCTTTCTATCGAAGCTGTGGCCTGTATTCAAAAATATCTTGAGCGGGGAGCCCGTGTTCACAAATGCGTCTTTGGTGCAGGTGAGTTGCGAGGATGTCATCCGGTCTTGATGCGTCGGGAGGATGAGGCTTACAATTGTTGGTTTTGCTAGAAATTACGAAACTGCGTTCTCGAAACCCTGCATCGGCTGCCGATGATGTCTCCCGATGTCGAACCGTATGCCGCTGATATGGTTGATTTGTTAATGGACCTGGTACGGATCGAAAACGAGGAGAATGCGGTTCTGTGTATGAAAACTATCATGGACCTGGAACGCAACCAAGCAAAGGCCACCGCACAACAAGTACAGCCGTTTCTCGAACTGATTCAGGAGATGTTTCAGACGATGGAGCAGGTTGTTCGTGATACATTCGACACACCAAGTCAAGCGACACCGTCGGGAATGCCTTCAACTCCCGGCGCCTCTGCTCCGAACTTCCAGTCTCCCCGGCCCAGTTCGCCTGCTGCCTCCGTCCCCGATATTGGCTCCGACCAGCAGACATCGAATAATGTTCTCCTCAAAGGCATGCATTCGTTCAAGGTTCTTGCGGAGTGTCCGATCATCGTAGTCTCTATTTTCCAGACTCATCGGACTTCCGTATCGGCTAATGTCAAGCTCTTTGTGCCGTTGATTAAGAGCATCTTGCTTTTGCAAGCGAAGCCACAAGAGAAAGCTCATGCGGAGGCCGCAGCACAGAACACGATCTTTACCGGCGTTTGCAAAGAGATAAAGAATCGTGCTGCTTTTGGGGAGTTTATCACCCTGCAGGTCAAGACAATGAGTTTTCTTGCATACCTGCTCCGGCTGCAACCACATCAGTTGCAAGATTTTCTTCCCACCCTACCTTCGGTCGTCGTTCGTCTTTTGCAGGACTGTCCAAGGGAGAAATCTAGTGCGAGAAAGGAACTTCTTGTTGCTATCCGGCACATAATCAATTGTACATACCGGAATATCTTCCTGGATAAGATCGATCAACTTTTGGATGAGAGGACTCTGATCGGTGATGGCCTGACTGTGTACGAGACGATGAGACCTCTGGCTTACAGCATGCTCGCAGACCTCATTCACCACGTCCGTGAGCATTTGACTCGCGATCAGATCAAGCGGACCATTGAAGTGTACACTAAGAATCTTCACGATGATCTGCCTGGGACGAGTTTCCAAACAATGAGCGCCAAACTTCTCTTGAACATGGCGGAAAAGATATCGAAACTGGATGATAAGCGAGAGGCTCGGTACTTCTTGCTAATGATCTTGGACGCGATTGGCGACAAACTAGCCGCTATGAACTATCAGTTTCCTAATATTGTGAAGCTTCACAAGGCCTATCAAGCAACCAAGAAAGAGGAGCCAGCGCCAGAGAAATATCTTGCTGACAAGGATCATCCCCCGGAATGGGATGAAATTGATATTTTCTCGGCATCCCCTCTCAAGACATCGAATCCTCGAGACCGTGTACATGACCCGGTGGCCGAAAATATCTTTCTTTTTAAGAATTTGATCAATGGATTGAAAAACATCTTCCATCAGCTCAAGAACTGTAACCCGGATCATGTCCAGATTGATCCCGCGAATGTTCCGATAAACTGGTCCGAGGTGTCATATGGTTACAATGCTGAGGAAGTACGCGTTATCAAGAAGCTTTTCCATGAGGGTGCTCGAGTGTTCAGATACTATGGTGTGACCCAGCCAGAGCCGGAGATAaattcctcttctcctttcgaTTCTCTCACTAGCCAGTATACGGCTCCCATGCCgcgcgaggagaaggagcttCTGGAAAGCTTCGGGACGGTCTTCCACTGCATTGATACAGCCACTTTTCACGAAGTGTTTCATACTGAGATCCCTTACCTGTTTGATCTCATGCTTGAACATGGCGCCTTGTTGCACCTGCCccagttcttcttcgccagcgaAGCAACCTCTCCTGCATTTTCTGGAATGGTCTTGCAGTATCTCATGGATCGGATTCACGAAGTCGGCACCCCAGATATGGCTAAAGCTCGGATCCTTTTGAGGATGTTCAAACTGTCATTCATGGCCGTGACCCTCTTCTCAGCCCAGAACGAACAGGTGCTCCATCCACATGTCTCGAAGATTGTCCCCAGTAAGGTGAACTTTCAGTGACCGCCGAAGAGCCCATGAACTATAtttccttctgctgcgttCTCTGTTCCGGAGCATTGGTGGGGGCCGTTTTGAGCTTTTGTACAAAGAAATTCTGCCTCTACTGGAAATGCTTCTTGAGACCTTCAATAACTTGCTGCTTGCCGCACGAAAGCCGCAAGAACGGGACCTCTACGTCGAACTTACACTGACAGTTCCTGCTCGTCTCAGTCATCTCCTTCCGCATCTGAGCTACCTTATGCGCCCCATCGTTGTAGCGCTGCGCGCAGAGTCTGACCTTGTAGGCCAGGGATTGCGAACGCTGGAGCTTTGTGTCGATAATCTTACGGCTGACTACCTTGACCCAATCATGGCTCCTATTATGGATGAGCTGATGACGGCGCTTTTCGATCATCTCCGACCCCATCCTTACAACCATTTTCACGCACACACGACCATGCGTATCCTTGGAAAgcttggaggaagaaacagGAAGTTCTTGAACCACCCTCCCAACCTCACTTTCGAACAATACGCCGACGATGCTCCTAGTTTCGACATCAAGCTCATTGGGCCTAGTGAGAAGCGGCCATTCCCAATTGGTATTGGAATTGACCTCGCCATTGCTAAATTGATGGAAGTTTCAAAGCATCAATCGGACGGTTATTATAAGCAGCAGGCATTCCATTTGATCTCGTCTCAGCTCAAACTGTACATTGGGTATGAGAATATGCCCGATGACatggcttctcttctccgcctACACGCGAATGATCTCTTTGAGAGTAAGACTTCTGCGATGGCTGATATTCTCGAAAAGTCAGAGCGGTCGAGCTCGATTCCTAAGAAGCTTGCTCAGGAAGGGACTTTGAAAAAGCTTCTCAAGGCTTCCATCTTTGCGACCACATTGCCCGCTCTCAAGCAAATTGCTACTGCCTTTGTAGCCGACGTATGCAAGCACTTTGCTATGGTGGAAGTTGGACGGTCCCTTGCGCAAGCTAGACATACGCGAAAGCCGTTTGATGTTTCCTGTGGCGAAGGCTCAGTGTACCTTGACTCACGTATTCTCGCTGAAGCCGTTGTTGAATCGTTATCTTCAGACAATGTCGACGTCCGTGATGCCGCCAAGGTTGCTCTACAGGTTCTTAAAGATGCTGCTGTCACAATATTCGGATCCCCAGAACGTGTGACGAAGCTGCCCTTTTTCCAGCACCTTGGTCGAGTATTCTGTCACAGCTGCCATAGCGAAGAATGGTTCACCAAAGCAGGAGGGAGCCGTGGTATTCATCTATATGCCACTGAGCTGGACCTCGGTGATTCCTGGCTTTACGAAAAACAAGCTGAATTCGTGAGGGCGTTGACATATGTCATCAAGGATACCCCGCCAGACCTTCCAGCCAGCACACGCGTGAGAGCCCAGGACACCCTAGACTTGATCCTGCGAAGGTGCTGTAAGAACATGACCAAAGAGGATCTTAAGAATGAAAAGAGCCG encodes the following:
- a CDS encoding protein phosphatase 2A regulatory subunit RTS1 (transcript_id=CADANIAT00004020), coding for MKGFRQRVHEQLSRAKDNKSSKKKESASQASQQNSANLGIHHGQQSASPNQVTPTSSTTSVNDIRGKAPEDASQAGGFPPATPTKQGQPMAPSVVISPSGPHAPPPGAAETMPGDLAPPRKSHVFDRLQTTPKDMSEGIRTPKRQHSSRFDISDQRQRELEKLPGFHEVPPNRRQELFMQKIDQCNIIFDFNDPTADMKSKEIKRLALHELLDYIANNRSVITEPMYPRVVEMFAKNLFRPIPPPITPQGEAFDPEEDEPVLEVAWPHIQVVYEFFLRFIESQDFNTNIAKAYIDHHFVLQLLELFDSEDPRERDFLKTTLHRIYGKFLNLRSYIRRSINNVFFQFSYETERFNGIAELLEILGSIINGFALPLKEEHKLFLTRVLLPLHKVKSLSMYHPQLAYCIVQFLEKDSTLTEDVVLGLLRYWPKTNSTKEVMFLNEVEDIFEVMDPAEFAKVQEPLFQQLAKSVASPHFQVAERALYFWNNEYFCNLVSDNVEVILPIMFPPLFENSKGHWNRTIHSMVYNAMKMFMEINPQLFDECSHEYNERQNSAEMREKARQNRWEKVAERAMQRQNGVNLPRNSTTAEIPLQLDDVDALTQESQRRLQSLKLDEAGSKDRRPREGSITSP